In a genomic window of Pseudomonas sp. TH06:
- the gltX gene encoding glutamate--tRNA ligase, translating into MTTVRTRIAPSPTGDPHVGTAYIALFNYCFAKQHGGEFILRIEDTDQLRSTRESEQQIFDALRWLGIDWSEGPDVGGPHGPYRQSERGDIYQKYCQQLVDMGHAFPCFCTAEELDQMRAEQMARGETPRYDGRALLLSKEEVAARLAAGEPHVIRMKVPSEGVCVVPDMLRGDVEIPWDRMDMQVLMKTDGLPTYFLANVVDDHLMGITHVLRGEEWLPSAPKLILLYEYFGWEQPELCYMPLLRNPDKSKLSKRKNPTSVTFYERMGFMPEAMLNYLGRMGWSMPDEREKFSLQEMVDNFDLKRVSLGGPIFDIEKLSWLNGQWLRDLPVEEFAARVQKWAFNSEYMMKIAPHVQGRVETFSQVAPLGGFFFAGGVNPDAKLFESKKLSGDQVRQLMQLILWKLESLRQWEKDNITATIQAVVESLELKLRDAMPLMFAAITGQASSVSVLDAMEILGPDLTRYRLRQAIDLLGGVSKKENKEWEKLLGAIA; encoded by the coding sequence ATGACCACCGTCCGCACTCGCATCGCGCCATCGCCTACCGGGGACCCCCACGTAGGTACCGCTTACATCGCATTGTTCAACTACTGCTTTGCCAAGCAGCATGGCGGTGAGTTCATCCTGCGCATCGAAGACACCGACCAGTTGCGTTCGACCCGCGAGTCCGAACAGCAGATCTTCGACGCCCTGCGCTGGCTCGGTATCGACTGGAGCGAAGGCCCGGACGTTGGTGGCCCGCACGGCCCGTATCGCCAGAGCGAGCGTGGCGACATCTACCAGAAATACTGCCAGCAACTGGTCGACATGGGCCACGCGTTCCCATGCTTCTGCACCGCTGAAGAACTCGATCAGATGCGCGCCGAGCAAATGGCTCGCGGCGAAACCCCACGCTACGATGGCCGCGCGCTGCTGCTGTCGAAAGAAGAAGTCGCGGCCCGTCTGGCTGCCGGCGAACCGCATGTGATTCGCATGAAAGTGCCGAGCGAAGGCGTCTGCGTGGTGCCAGACATGCTCCGTGGTGACGTCGAGATCCCGTGGGATCGCATGGACATGCAAGTGTTGATGAAGACCGACGGCCTGCCGACGTACTTCCTCGCCAACGTGGTCGACGACCACCTGATGGGCATCACCCACGTACTGCGCGGCGAAGAGTGGCTGCCATCGGCACCGAAGCTGATCCTGCTTTACGAATACTTCGGCTGGGAACAACCTGAGCTGTGCTACATGCCGCTGCTGCGTAACCCGGACAAAAGCAAACTGTCCAAGCGCAAAAACCCGACCTCGGTGACCTTCTACGAGCGCATGGGCTTCATGCCGGAAGCGATGCTCAACTACCTCGGCCGCATGGGCTGGTCGATGCCGGACGAGCGCGAGAAGTTCTCGCTGCAGGAAATGGTCGACAACTTCGACCTCAAGCGTGTGTCCCTCGGCGGGCCGATCTTCGACATCGAAAAACTGTCGTGGCTCAACGGCCAATGGCTGCGTGACCTGCCAGTGGAAGAGTTCGCCGCACGCGTGCAGAAGTGGGCATTCAACTCCGAATACATGATGAAGATCGCGCCGCACGTTCAGGGCCGCGTTGAAACCTTCAGCCAGGTTGCTCCGCTGGGCGGCTTCTTCTTTGCCGGTGGCGTCAATCCGGATGCCAAACTGTTCGAATCGAAAAAGCTTTCGGGCGATCAGGTTCGCCAGTTGATGCAACTGATTCTGTGGAAGCTGGAAAGCCTGCGTCAGTGGGAAAAGGACAACATCACCGCGACGATTCAGGCGGTGGTCGAATCCCTCGAGCTGAAGCTGCGTGATGCCATGCCGCTGATGTTTGCCGCGATTACCGGTCAAGCCAGTTCGGTGTCGGTGCTCGACGCGATGGAAATCCTCGGGCCGGACCTGACCCGTTATCGCCTGCGTCAGGCGATTGACCTGCTGGGCGGCGTGTCGAAGAAAGAAAACAAAGAGTGGGAAAAGCTGCTGGGCGCTATCGCCTGA
- a CDS encoding HlyD family secretion protein — protein MPAQLKRRLFIFLLLVLLIAGGFFAHWFFKGRFYESTDNAYVQGEITRVSSQLSARIDEVLVQDNQHVEKGQLLVRLEPNDFRLAVDRANAALATREAERLQAQSKLTQQSSLIAASDAQVATTQATLGRSQMDLSRAETLRKPGYVSEERVTTLSADAHIARSQVAKAQADAQGQRQQVNALSAEIKRLDAQIANARADLAQAELNLTRSEIHAPISGLVGQRAARNGQVVQAGAYLLSIVPDEDIWVQANFKETQIGHMQPGQKAELTFDAYGDTPIEARVDSLFAASGAQFSLLPPDNATGNFTKVVQRIPVKLTFKADNPLHGKIRPGMSVTATVNIKDAPDDGR, from the coding sequence ATGCCTGCCCAACTCAAGCGTCGCCTGTTTATTTTCCTGCTGCTGGTCCTGTTGATCGCCGGGGGCTTCTTCGCCCATTGGTTTTTCAAGGGACGCTTTTATGAAAGCACTGACAACGCCTATGTCCAGGGCGAAATCACCCGTGTGTCGAGCCAACTGAGCGCACGCATTGACGAAGTGCTGGTGCAGGACAACCAGCATGTGGAAAAAGGCCAGTTGCTGGTGCGCCTGGAGCCCAATGACTTCCGTCTGGCCGTGGATCGCGCCAACGCGGCCCTCGCCACCCGCGAAGCCGAGCGCCTGCAAGCGCAGAGCAAACTCACCCAACAATCGAGCCTGATTGCCGCCAGCGATGCGCAAGTGGCGACCACGCAAGCGACGCTTGGCCGTTCGCAGATGGACTTGTCGCGAGCAGAAACACTGCGCAAACCCGGTTACGTTTCGGAAGAAAGGGTGACCACCCTCTCCGCTGACGCCCACATTGCCCGCTCGCAAGTGGCCAAGGCCCAGGCCGACGCGCAGGGTCAGCGCCAACAGGTCAATGCCCTGAGCGCCGAAATCAAACGCCTCGACGCGCAGATCGCCAACGCCCGCGCCGACCTTGCGCAAGCCGAACTCAACCTCACGCGCAGCGAAATCCACGCGCCGATCAGTGGCCTCGTCGGCCAGCGCGCCGCGCGCAATGGCCAGGTAGTCCAGGCCGGCGCCTATCTGCTGTCGATCGTCCCGGACGAAGACATCTGGGTGCAGGCCAACTTCAAGGAAACCCAGATCGGCCACATGCAACCCGGGCAGAAAGCCGAGCTGACCTTTGATGCCTATGGCGACACGCCGATCGAAGCCCGGGTCGACAGCCTGTTCGCCGCTTCCGGCGCGCAGTTCAGTCTGTTGCCGCCGGACAACGCCACCGGCAACTTCACCAAGGTCGTACAACGGATTCCGGTGAAGCTGACCTTCAAGGCTGATAACCCGCTGCACGGCAAAATCCGTCCGGGCATGTCGGTCACCGCCACCGTGAACATTAAAGACGCCCCAGACGATGGCCGGTGA
- a CDS encoding MDR family MFS transporter, with protein sequence MMSVMLGAFMAVLDIQITNSSLKDIQGALSATLEEGSWISTSYLVAEIIMIPLTAWLVQLLSARRLAVWVSLGFLVSSLLCSMAWSLESMIVFRAMQGFTGGALIPLAFTLTLIKLPEHHRAKGMAMFAMTATFAPSIGPTLGGWLTENWGWEYIFYINIPPGLIMIAGLMYGLEKKEAHWELLKSTDYTGILTLGIGLGCLQVFLEEGHRKDWLESNLIVMLGSIALVSLITFVIVQISKPNPLINLGILRNRNFGLSSISSLGMGVGLYGSIYLLPLYLAQIQNYNALQIGEVIMWMGVPQLFLIPLVPKLMKFVSPKWLCTIGFGLFGLASFSSGVLNPDFAGPQFNQIQIIRALGQPLIMVTISLIATAYILPQDAGSASSLFNILRNLGGAIGIALLATLLDARTKTYFDYLREAIVPTNPQVAERLASMTDRFGSDTAALGKMSEIVHQQAAIMAYNDAFHFVGIALGISMLAILLTKKLPQGLKAGESH encoded by the coding sequence GTGATGAGCGTGATGCTCGGCGCCTTTATGGCGGTGCTCGACATCCAGATCACCAACTCTTCGCTCAAGGACATTCAAGGCGCACTGTCTGCGACGCTGGAAGAAGGCTCGTGGATTTCCACCTCTTATCTGGTTGCGGAAATCATCATGATCCCGCTGACTGCCTGGCTGGTGCAGTTGCTCTCGGCGCGGCGGCTGGCGGTGTGGGTGTCGCTGGGTTTTCTGGTGTCATCGCTGCTGTGCTCGATGGCCTGGAGCCTTGAGAGCATGATCGTCTTCCGCGCCATGCAGGGCTTTACCGGCGGCGCGCTGATCCCGCTGGCCTTCACCCTGACCCTGATCAAACTTCCCGAACATCACCGCGCCAAAGGCATGGCGATGTTCGCCATGACTGCGACGTTCGCCCCGTCCATCGGCCCGACGCTGGGCGGCTGGCTCACGGAAAACTGGGGCTGGGAATATATCTTCTACATCAACATCCCGCCGGGCCTGATCATGATCGCCGGGCTGATGTATGGATTGGAGAAGAAGGAAGCGCATTGGGAACTGCTGAAAAGCACCGATTACACCGGCATTCTCACGCTAGGGATTGGCCTCGGCTGCTTGCAGGTTTTTCTCGAAGAAGGTCATCGCAAGGACTGGCTGGAATCGAACCTGATCGTGATGCTGGGCAGTATTGCGCTGGTGAGCCTGATCACCTTTGTCATTGTGCAGATCTCCAAACCCAACCCGCTGATCAACCTCGGCATCCTGCGCAATCGCAACTTCGGCCTGTCGAGTATTTCCAGCCTGGGCATGGGCGTCGGGTTGTACGGCTCGATCTATCTGTTGCCGCTGTATCTGGCGCAGATCCAGAACTACAACGCCCTGCAGATCGGTGAAGTGATCATGTGGATGGGCGTGCCGCAGCTGTTTCTGATTCCGCTGGTGCCGAAACTGATGAAGTTCGTCTCGCCGAAATGGTTGTGCACGATCGGTTTTGGCCTGTTCGGTTTGGCGAGTTTTTCTTCAGGGGTGCTCAACCCGGATTTCGCCGGGCCGCAGTTCAATCAGATCCAGATCATTCGCGCTCTGGGGCAGCCATTGATCATGGTGACCATCTCGCTGATCGCCACGGCGTACATCCTGCCGCAGGACGCCGGTTCGGCGTCGAGCCTGTTCAACATCCTGCGCAACCTCGGCGGCGCCATTGGCATCGCTCTGCTGGCGACATTACTGGATGCGCGGACCAAGACCTATTTCGATTATTTGCGTGAGGCGATTGTACCGACCAACCCGCAGGTGGCCGAGCGACTGGCGTCGATGACCGACCGCTTTGGCAGCGACACGGCGGCGCTGGGCAAGATGAGCGAGATCGTCCATCAGCAGGCGGCGATCATGGCCTACAACGATGCGTTTCATTTTGTCGGGATTGCGCTGGGGATCAGCATGTTGGCGATTCTGTTGACCAAGAAATTACCGCAGGGGCTGAAGGCTGGGGAGTCTCATTAG
- the uvrB gene encoding excinuclease ABC subunit UvrB has translation MSEFQLVTRFEPAGDQPEAIRQLVEGIEAGLAHQTLLGVTGSGKTFSIANVISQIQRPTLVLAPNKTLAAQLYGEFKAFFPNNAVEYFVSYYDYYQPEAYVPSSDTFIEKDASINDHIEQMRLSATKALLERKDAIIVTTVSCIYGLGSPETYLKMVLHVDRGDKLDQRALLRRLADLQYTRNDMDFARATFRVRGDVIDIYPAESDLEAIRIELFDDEVESISAFDPLTGEVIRKMPRFTFYPKSHYVTPRETLLDAIEHIKVELQERLEYLRSNNKLVEAQRLEQRTRFDLEMILELGYCNGIENYSRYLSGRPAGAAPPTLYDYLPADALLVIDESHVSVPQVGAMYKGDRSRKETLVEYGFRLPSALDNRPMRFDEWEGVSPQTIFVSATPGNYEAEHAGRVVEQVVRPTGLVDPQVEVRPALTQVDDLLSEISKRVAVEERVLVTTLTKRMAEDLTDYLADHGVRVRYLHSDIDTVERVEIIRDLRLGTFDVLVGINLLREGLDMPEVSLVAILDADKEGFLRSERSLIQTIGRAARNLNGRAILYADRMTGSMERAIGETERRRDKQIAFNLENGITPRGVIKDVADIMEGATVPGSRSKKRKGMAKAAEENAKYEAELRSPSEITKRIRALEEKMYQLARDLEFEAAAQMRDEIAKLRERLLAV, from the coding sequence ATGTCCGAATTCCAGCTCGTCACCCGCTTCGAACCCGCCGGCGATCAACCGGAAGCCATTCGCCAATTGGTGGAAGGCATCGAAGCCGGGCTGGCGCACCAGACGCTGCTCGGTGTGACCGGTTCGGGCAAGACCTTCAGCATCGCCAATGTCATCTCGCAGATACAGCGCCCGACACTGGTACTGGCACCGAACAAGACCCTGGCCGCGCAGCTGTATGGCGAGTTCAAGGCGTTCTTCCCGAACAACGCCGTCGAATACTTCGTTTCCTACTACGACTACTACCAGCCCGAAGCTTATGTGCCGTCGTCCGACACCTTCATCGAGAAGGACGCGTCGATCAATGACCACATCGAGCAGATGCGGCTGTCGGCGACCAAAGCGCTGCTTGAGCGCAAGGACGCGATCATCGTCACCACGGTGTCGTGCATCTACGGTCTGGGCAGCCCGGAAACCTATTTGAAGATGGTGTTGCACGTCGATCGCGGGGACAAACTCGATCAGCGTGCGCTGTTGCGGCGTCTGGCCGACCTGCAATACACCCGCAACGACATGGATTTTGCCCGCGCAACGTTCCGCGTACGTGGCGATGTGATCGATATCTACCCGGCGGAATCCGATCTGGAAGCGATCCGCATCGAACTGTTCGATGACGAAGTCGAGAGCATTTCCGCGTTTGACCCGCTGACCGGCGAAGTCATCCGCAAGATGCCGCGTTTCACCTTCTACCCGAAGAGCCACTATGTGACGCCCCGGGAAACCCTGCTCGACGCCATCGAACACATCAAAGTCGAGCTGCAGGAACGCCTCGAATACCTGCGCAGCAACAACAAACTGGTGGAAGCCCAGCGTCTGGAGCAGCGCACCCGTTTCGACCTGGAGATGATTCTCGAACTGGGCTACTGCAACGGCATCGAAAACTACTCGCGCTACCTGTCCGGGCGCCCGGCCGGTGCGGCGCCGCCCACCCTTTACGATTACCTGCCGGCCGATGCCTTGCTGGTGATCGACGAATCCCACGTCAGCGTGCCGCAAGTCGGCGCGATGTATAAAGGCGACCGTTCGCGTAAAGAGACGCTGGTCGAATACGGCTTCCGTCTGCCCTCGGCGCTGGACAACCGGCCAATGCGTTTCGACGAGTGGGAAGGGGTCAGCCCGCAGACCATTTTCGTTTCGGCGACACCGGGTAACTACGAAGCCGAACATGCCGGGCGCGTGGTCGAGCAAGTGGTACGGCCGACCGGTCTGGTCGACCCGCAGGTTGAAGTGCGGCCGGCGCTGACTCAGGTCGACGATTTGCTCTCGGAAATCAGCAAGCGTGTGGCAGTCGAGGAGCGCGTGCTGGTGACCACGCTGACCAAGCGCATGGCCGAAGACCTTACCGATTACCTCGCCGACCACGGCGTGCGCGTGCGTTATCTGCACTCGGACATCGACACCGTCGAGCGGGTCGAGATCATCCGCGACCTGCGCCTCGGCACGTTCGACGTGCTGGTGGGGATCAACCTGTTGCGCGAAGGTCTGGACATGCCGGAAGTGTCGCTGGTGGCGATTCTCGACGCGGACAAGGAAGGTTTCCTGCGTTCCGAGCGTTCGCTGATTCAGACCATTGGCCGCGCCGCGCGGAACCTCAATGGCCGGGCGATTCTGTATGCCGACCGCATGACCGGTTCGATGGAGCGGGCGATTGGCGAGACCGAGCGTCGGCGCGACAAGCAGATCGCCTTTAACCTCGAGAACGGCATCACCCCGAGAGGGGTGATCAAGGACGTCGCCGACATCATGGAAGGCGCCACCGTGCCGGGCTCGCGCAGCAAGAAGCGCAAAGGCATGGCCAAAGCCGCTGAGGAAAACGCCAAGTACGAAGCCGAACTGCGTTCGCCGAGCGAGATCACCAAGCGTATTCGCGCGCTGGAAGAGAAGATGTATCAGTTGGCGCGGGATCTGGAGTTTGAAGCGGCGGCGCAGATGCGTGATGAAATTGCCAAATTGCGCGAGCGCCTTCTGGCTGTTTGA
- a CDS encoding amino acid aminotransferase, translating into MSLFSAVEMAPRDPILGLNEAFNADTRTDKVNLGVGVYCNEEGRIPLLRAVIEAETVRAAQHASRGYLPIDGIAAYDQAVQKLLFGNDSPLISAGRVITTQAVGGTGALKIGADFLKQLLPNAVVAISDPSWENHRALFETAGFPVQNYRYYDAATHDVNRAGLLEDLNALPNGSIVVLHACCHNPTGVDLSPADWNNVLEAVKAKGHVPFLDMAYQGFGDGIDEDAAAVRLFAESGLTFFVSSSFSKSFSLYGERVGALSIISESKEESARVLSQVKRVIRTNYSNPPTHGASIVAAVLNSPELRAQWEAELAEMRLRIRGMREQMVNLLAEKAPGRDFSFVGRQRGMFSYSGLTTEQVHRLRNEFGIYALDTGRICVAALNQSNIKAVTDAIVQVI; encoded by the coding sequence ATGAGCCTGTTCTCCGCTGTCGAAATGGCACCCCGCGATCCAATCCTGGGCCTCAACGAAGCATTCAACGCCGATACCCGGACCGACAAGGTCAACCTGGGCGTGGGTGTTTACTGCAACGAAGAGGGGCGAATTCCCCTGCTGCGCGCCGTGATCGAAGCTGAAACCGTTCGCGCTGCTCAGCACGCTTCCCGTGGCTATCTGCCGATCGACGGCATCGCCGCCTACGATCAGGCGGTGCAAAAGCTGCTGTTCGGTAACGACTCGCCGTTGATCAGCGCTGGTCGCGTCATCACCACTCAGGCCGTCGGCGGGACCGGCGCACTGAAAATCGGTGCCGACTTCCTCAAGCAACTGCTGCCGAACGCCGTTGTAGCGATCAGCGACCCGAGCTGGGAAAACCACCGCGCGCTGTTCGAAACTGCCGGTTTCCCGGTGCAGAACTACCGCTACTACGACGCCGCCACCCACGATGTGAACCGTGCCGGCCTGCTCGAAGACCTCAACGCCCTGCCGAACGGCTCGATCGTTGTCCTCCACGCTTGCTGCCACAACCCGACCGGCGTCGACCTGAGCCCGGCGGACTGGAACAACGTGCTGGAAGCGGTCAAGGCCAAAGGTCACGTGCCGTTCCTCGATATGGCTTACCAGGGTTTCGGCGACGGCATCGACGAAGACGCCGCTGCTGTGCGCCTATTCGCTGAATCGGGCCTGACTTTCTTCGTTTCGAGCTCGTTCTCCAAGTCGTTCTCGCTGTACGGCGAGCGCGTTGGCGCCCTGTCGATCATCAGCGAGTCGAAAGAAGAAAGCGCACGCGTGCTGTCGCAGGTCAAACGAGTGATCCGCACCAACTACTCCAACCCGCCGACCCACGGCGCAAGCATCGTCGCCGCTGTGCTGAACAGCCCGGAACTGCGCGCACAATGGGAAGCCGAGCTGGCGGAAATGCGTCTGCGCATTCGCGGCATGCGTGAGCAAATGGTCAACCTGCTGGCAGAGAAAGCACCGGGCCGCGACTTCAGCTTCGTCGGTCGTCAGCGTGGCATGTTCTCCTACTCCGGCCTGACCACTGAACAGGTGCATCGCCTGCGCAACGAGTTCGGCATCTACGCGCTGGACACCGGCCGTATCTGCGTGGCTGCGCTGAACCAGAGCAACATCAAGGCTGTGACAGACGCGATCGTTCAGGTCATCTGA
- a CDS encoding nucleobase:cation symporter-2 family protein, whose amino-acid sequence MKTPHVSHQRPEDENLGVGANMAYGLQHVLTMYGGIVAVPLIIGQAAGLSPADIGLLIAASLFAGGLATLLQTLGLPFFGCQLPLVQGVSFAGVATMVAIVSSGGEGGFQSVLGAVMAASLIGLLITPVFSKITKFFPPLVTGIVITTIGLTLMPVAARWAMGGNSHAPDFGSMQNIGLAAVTLLLVLVLSKIGSSTISRLSILLAMVIGTLIAVVFGMADFSGVTQGPMFGFPTPFHFGMPTFHIAAILSMCIVIMVTLVETSADILAVGEIIGTKVDSKRLGNGLRADMLSSLFAPILGSFTQSAFAQNVGLVAVTGIKSRYVVATGGIFLVILGLLPFMGRVIAAVPTSVLGGAGIVLFGTVAASGIRTLSKVDYRNNVNLIIVATSIGFGMIPIAAPNFYDHFPSWFATIFHSGISSSAIMAILLNLAFNHFTTGNSDQQSVFAAADERTLRFRDLAALREGDYFSEGKLRDCDGNEVPVIEPDDHDHGHGAPKAQVKSSEHV is encoded by the coding sequence ATGAAAACGCCCCATGTTTCACACCAACGGCCCGAGGACGAGAATCTCGGGGTCGGCGCGAATATGGCTTACGGCCTGCAACATGTTCTGACCATGTATGGCGGTATCGTCGCGGTGCCACTGATCATCGGTCAGGCTGCCGGGCTGTCGCCGGCTGACATTGGTTTGTTGATTGCTGCTTCATTGTTTGCGGGGGGGCTGGCGACGTTGCTGCAAACCCTGGGTCTACCGTTTTTTGGCTGTCAGTTGCCGCTGGTACAGGGTGTGTCGTTCGCCGGCGTTGCGACCATGGTCGCGATCGTCAGCAGTGGCGGGGAGGGTGGCTTCCAGTCGGTGCTGGGCGCGGTGATGGCGGCCTCATTGATCGGTTTACTGATTACCCCGGTGTTCTCGAAAATCACCAAGTTCTTCCCTCCCTTGGTCACTGGCATTGTGATCACTACCATTGGCCTGACGTTGATGCCGGTGGCCGCTCGCTGGGCCATGGGCGGCAATAGCCATGCGCCGGACTTTGGCAGCATGCAAAATATCGGGCTGGCGGCGGTGACCTTGTTGCTGGTGCTGGTGCTGAGCAAGATCGGCAGTTCAACCATCTCGCGTCTGTCGATCCTGTTGGCGATGGTGATCGGCACGCTCATCGCGGTGGTGTTTGGCATGGCCGACTTCTCCGGTGTCACTCAGGGGCCAATGTTCGGCTTCCCGACGCCGTTCCACTTCGGTATGCCGACCTTCCACATCGCCGCCATCCTGTCGATGTGCATCGTGATCATGGTAACGCTGGTGGAAACGTCGGCAGACATTCTGGCGGTCGGTGAAATCATTGGCACCAAGGTCGATTCCAAACGTCTGGGCAACGGTCTGCGTGCGGACATGCTGTCGAGTCTGTTTGCACCGATTCTCGGTTCGTTCACGCAGAGCGCCTTCGCCCAGAACGTCGGGCTGGTGGCGGTTACCGGGATCAAGAGCCGTTATGTGGTGGCCACGGGCGGTATCTTTCTGGTGATTCTCGGTCTGCTGCCGTTCATGGGCCGGGTGATCGCGGCAGTGCCGACGTCGGTACTCGGCGGCGCCGGTATCGTGCTGTTCGGCACTGTGGCGGCAAGCGGGATTCGCACGTTGTCGAAGGTTGATTACCGCAACAACGTCAATCTGATCATCGTCGCCACCTCGATCGGCTTCGGCATGATCCCGATTGCGGCGCCGAACTTCTACGATCACTTCCCGAGCTGGTTCGCGACCATTTTCCATTCGGGCATCAGTTCGTCGGCGATCATGGCGATCCTGTTGAACCTGGCGTTCAACCACTTCACCACCGGTAACTCGGATCAGCAGTCGGTGTTTGCCGCAGCGGATGAGCGCACCCTGCGCTTCCGTGACTTGGCGGCATTGCGCGAAGGTGATTACTTCAGCGAAGGTAAACTGCGTGACTGCGATGGCAATGAAGTGCCGGTGATCGAACCTGATGATCACGACCACGGGCATGGCGCGCCGAAGGCGCAGGTGAAAAGCAGCGAGCATGTCTGA
- a CDS encoding BrnT family toxin, with protein MKSFDIQYDKSKNAANKLKHKGLSLAETESVFHDERALTIEDNDHDEQRWITLGLDGKGRLLVVAYSYREVNVVRVISARLATPSERHEYFQEA; from the coding sequence ATGAAGTCATTCGACATTCAGTACGACAAAAGCAAGAACGCAGCCAACAAACTCAAGCACAAAGGGCTGAGCCTCGCCGAAACGGAATCGGTCTTCCACGACGAACGCGCGCTCACGATTGAGGACAACGACCATGACGAACAACGCTGGATCACCCTCGGCCTCGATGGCAAAGGACGCTTATTGGTCGTTGCGTACAGTTACCGCGAAGTGAATGTCGTTCGAGTTATTTCCGCACGTCTCGCCACACCGAGCGAACGTCACGAATATTTTCAGGAGGCTTGA
- a CDS encoding BrnA antitoxin family protein translates to MKDEYDFSQGKRGAVASNKGKTRITIMLDDAVIEAARTQAENEGFGYQTVINNTLRHALLNTGKPEQVDSTAHSGQFKQGITATDLKSLERKLSAAIGEIRRVLEPEAKP, encoded by the coding sequence ATGAAAGACGAATATGACTTTTCTCAAGGCAAACGCGGTGCAGTGGCGTCAAACAAAGGCAAAACCCGCATCACCATCATGCTGGACGACGCAGTCATCGAAGCCGCACGCACGCAAGCCGAGAACGAAGGGTTCGGTTATCAGACGGTGATCAACAACACCCTGCGCCATGCCCTGCTCAATACCGGCAAACCGGAACAGGTCGACTCAACTGCCCATTCCGGTCAATTCAAGCAAGGCATTACTGCCACCGACCTGAAGAGCCTGGAAAGAAAACTCTCGGCAGCCATCGGTGAGATCCGCCGGGTTCTCGAACCCGAGGCCAAACCGTAG
- a CDS encoding arylamine N-acetyltransferase, translating to MSEPRLTNLKLYLQRLGFDAPPAPTLETLRQLQLRHTGAFPFENLSTISGAPVPIDLASIEQKVLHDGRGGYCYELNNLYFTLLLELGFDAQAISGRVVMNQPEGTWTARTHRLSLVTLDGVRYITDVGFGGMVPTAPLVLDTEAEQATPHEPYRIEKQADGYMLRAKVAGEWRSMYLFDLQRQEDIDYTIGNWYVSTHPDSPFAQRLMVARTGDGWRKTLNNGSFAIHRMGADSERRELTSIDELIDVLTTEFDLHVPDQPSVRRAFERLIVPA from the coding sequence ATGAGTGAGCCACGCCTGACGAATCTGAAGCTGTACCTGCAACGCCTGGGTTTCGACGCACCGCCAGCACCGACCCTGGAAACGTTACGCCAGTTGCAGTTGCGCCATACCGGCGCCTTTCCTTTCGAAAACCTGTCGACTATCAGCGGCGCGCCAGTGCCGATCGATCTGGCCTCGATCGAGCAGAAAGTCCTGCACGATGGCCGTGGCGGTTACTGCTACGAGCTCAATAATCTGTATTTCACCTTGCTGCTGGAATTGGGCTTCGACGCGCAGGCCATCAGCGGTCGCGTGGTCATGAATCAGCCTGAAGGCACCTGGACGGCGCGGACTCACCGCTTGAGTCTGGTCACCCTTGATGGCGTGCGCTACATCACCGACGTCGGCTTCGGCGGCATGGTGCCGACGGCACCGCTGGTCCTCGATACCGAGGCCGAGCAAGCCACTCCGCACGAACCCTATCGCATCGAAAAACAAGCCGATGGCTACATGTTGCGCGCCAAAGTGGCCGGAGAATGGCGCTCGATGTACCTGTTCGATCTGCAACGCCAGGAAGACATCGATTACACCATCGGCAACTGGTACGTCTCAACGCACCCCGATTCGCCTTTCGCTCAGCGCCTGATGGTTGCGCGCACCGGTGATGGCTGGCGCAAGACCTTGAACAACGGCAGCTTTGCCATCCATCGCATGGGCGCTGATAGCGAGCGGCGTGAATTGACCAGCATCGATGAGCTGATCGATGTGCTGACTACGGAGTTCGATCTGCACGTTCCGGACCAGCCGTCAGTACGCCGCGCGTTTGAACGACTGATCGTGCCGGCCTGA